A genomic window from Pseudohongiella acticola includes:
- a CDS encoding ExbD/TolR family protein, producing the protein MKFPRRTLEDPAINLTPLIDVVFLLLIFFMVTTTFTRETRIAVNLPEADAEQAESLPNQIEVLVSQGGRYSVNDQVLSDSQLLTLGRALIDAAGGDRSTPVLLIADAEATHQSVVTAMDAIGQSGFSRLSIATRRADESNGAGATP; encoded by the coding sequence GACGCCACTGATTGATGTGGTGTTTCTGTTGCTGATCTTTTTTATGGTCACAACCACGTTTACCCGGGAAACCCGAATCGCGGTTAATCTGCCGGAAGCCGATGCCGAACAGGCCGAGTCCCTTCCCAATCAGATTGAAGTGCTGGTGAGCCAGGGGGGGCGTTACAGCGTCAATGACCAGGTTCTTTCCGACAGTCAGTTGCTGACCCTGGGCCGTGCCCTGATTGATGCCGCCGGTGGTGATCGCAGCACGCCGGTATTGTTGATCGCTGATGCTGAAGCCACGCATCAATCCGTGGTGACCGCCATGGATGCTATCGGTCAGTCCGGCTTCAGCCGGCTCAGTATTGCCACGCGCCGCGCCGATGAAAGCAACGGTGCCGGAGCTACCCCATGA
- the kdsB gene encoding 3-deoxy-manno-octulosonate cytidylyltransferase, with the protein MSFIVVIPARHASTRLPGKPLLDIAGKPMIRHVYERACESGASAVYIATDDERIASAAREFGAEVVMTREDHQSGTDRIQEVAQALALPASAIVVNVQGDEPLIPPATINQVAANLEHHAGAGISSLYHAIHDGTELINPSAVKVVTDADGYALYFSRSPLPWQGATPDDVHGKRHIGIYAYRVETLNRFVSWPRSLLEVSERLEQLRAMHHGVRIIMDEACEHVPAGVDTPEDLEAVRAFLSESEF; encoded by the coding sequence ATGAGTTTTATTGTGGTGATACCGGCGCGTCATGCGTCGACCCGGCTGCCGGGTAAACCGTTACTGGATATTGCCGGCAAGCCGATGATCCGTCATGTCTACGAGCGTGCCTGCGAAAGCGGTGCCTCGGCGGTTTACATCGCAACCGATGATGAACGGATCGCCAGTGCCGCGCGCGAGTTTGGCGCCGAAGTGGTGATGACTCGCGAGGATCACCAGTCGGGCACTGACCGTATTCAGGAAGTTGCACAGGCACTGGCACTGCCGGCCTCAGCCATTGTTGTTAATGTGCAGGGTGATGAACCCCTGATTCCGCCGGCCACCATCAATCAGGTGGCCGCAAATCTGGAACATCATGCCGGTGCTGGTATCAGCAGTCTGTATCACGCCATTCACGATGGCACTGAGTTGATCAATCCCAGTGCCGTTAAAGTGGTCACCGACGCTGACGGATATGCCCTGTACTTCAGTCGCTCGCCATTACCCTGGCAGGGTGCCACACCGGATGACGTGCATGGCAAACGCCACATCGGTATCTACGCCTACCGTGTGGAAACCCTGAACCGTTTTGTGTCCTGGCCACGATCGCTGCTGGAAGTCAGTGAGCGCCTGGAGCAATTGCGTGCCATGCATCATGGCGTACGTATCATCATGGATGAAGCCTGCGAACACGTGCCGGCCGGCGTTGATACGCCGGAAGACCTTGAGGCCGTGCGCGCATTTCTGAGTGAAAGCGAATTCTGA
- the lpxK gene encoding tetraacyldisaccharide 4'-kinase: MFLVRAWYNKAGWLILLRPLSFLFSALARGRRQRQQASQQQAAVPVIVVGNISVGGTGKTPLVLALSQALHERGISTGVLSRGYGGRAPQYPFVVTVDSDVRHSGDEARLLRRHHDGPMWVDPQRRRGLQALIDSHQCDVVISDDGLQHYRLWRDMEIAVVDGTRGLGNGWCLPAGPLREPPARLTQVDYIVINGANRALNEDALSAGETPVTTMRLVPEYWVNVKTGARAELQSLPVPTALSQDIHALAGIGNPQRFFDSLQDLGWQAQCHAYDDHHAYSAVELAFARDKVLLMTEKDAVKCESFAGEHWWSLVVSAELDQGFSEAFCDQVAHMLAVRKQQTHMAVSEQEAQQQ, from the coding sequence ATGTTTCTGGTCCGCGCCTGGTACAACAAGGCAGGCTGGTTGATCCTGTTGCGGCCGCTGAGTTTTTTGTTCAGTGCACTGGCGCGGGGGCGACGGCAGCGACAGCAAGCATCGCAGCAACAGGCAGCGGTTCCGGTTATTGTCGTGGGCAATATCTCGGTGGGTGGTACCGGCAAAACGCCACTGGTACTGGCACTGAGCCAGGCGCTGCATGAGCGCGGCATAAGCACCGGTGTGTTGAGCCGGGGTTATGGCGGCAGGGCGCCGCAGTATCCTTTTGTAGTCACTGTCGACAGCGATGTCCGTCATAGCGGCGATGAAGCCCGTCTGCTTCGCCGTCACCATGACGGCCCGATGTGGGTAGACCCGCAACGTCGGCGCGGCCTGCAGGCATTGATCGACAGCCATCAATGTGATGTTGTGATCAGCGATGATGGTCTGCAGCACTACCGGTTGTGGCGCGATATGGAGATCGCGGTGGTGGATGGCACACGTGGCCTGGGCAATGGCTGGTGTCTGCCGGCAGGGCCGCTGCGCGAACCACCGGCACGACTGACGCAGGTGGATTATATTGTTATTAATGGCGCCAACCGGGCACTCAACGAGGATGCGCTGTCAGCGGGCGAGACCCCGGTCACCACCATGCGCCTGGTGCCCGAGTACTGGGTTAATGTTAAAACCGGTGCCCGAGCCGAGTTGCAGTCACTGCCGGTGCCCACGGCGCTGAGCCAGGATATTCACGCGCTGGCCGGTATTGGCAACCCGCAGCGTTTCTTTGACAGTTTGCAGGACCTGGGCTGGCAGGCACAATGTCATGCCTACGATGATCATCATGCATACAGCGCTGTTGAGCTGGCCTTTGCCCGTGATAAGGTTTTACTGATGACAGAAAAGGACGCCGTCAAATGCGAGTCGTTTGCGGGCGAGCATTGGTGGTCTCTGGTGGTCAGCGCAGAACTTGACCAGGGATTCAGCGAAGCCTTCTGTGATCAGGTGGCACACATGCTTGCGGTGCGCAAACAGCAGACACACATGGCCGTCAGCGAGCAGGAAGCACAGCAGCAATAA
- the msbA gene encoding lipid A export permease/ATP-binding protein MsbA has protein sequence MSKSGIPQPEPSSDQSAGADESAVSQMTGWQVYKRLLAYILPYMGFMGISVLGYLIFAATTPATAAWLGWTIDQVAIRNPDARILAPALCILIVVCRGIGGFLGHYALEHVANHVVHKLRCQIVEKLLTVPVRYYDKNSIGRLVSKVTYDVAQIKGASTNAITVIMREGLTVIGLLVYLFWVNWRLSLVFLLVAPCVAYIVHLATVRYRRYSRQMQDSMGDVTQITNESIKGQRVIRTFNASDYVSGRFTTASEKNRRQNMKMVVTESTAKPLIQLFVSIAMAILIWFALSPELLASSTPGELVSFLTVAGMLSSPMRQLSGVNAVIQRGISAATSIFELIDTPPENDQGTDETKRARGQIEFSDVGFCYNEDEPVLQGFSLQVEPGTTVALVGRSGSGKSTLVSLLPRFYDLSSGDIRLDDVSLTDYRLANLREQIAIVTQDVVLFEGSVAENIAYGIADKVTPEQIQRAADNAHVTEFASQLPAGFDSQVGDGGTLLSGGQRQRLAIARAFLKDAPVLILDEATSALDTESEQRIQQALNELMRGRTTFVIAHRLSTIENADVILVMDKGRIVESGTHAELLALGQHYARLHRMQFAESSLDDSADSEPSASERSSDDNNSTESGAAD, from the coding sequence ATGAGTAAATCCGGTATACCACAACCCGAACCATCATCAGATCAAAGCGCTGGCGCCGATGAATCCGCCGTGTCGCAGATGACCGGTTGGCAGGTTTATAAACGGCTGTTGGCTTACATCCTGCCCTACATGGGTTTTATGGGCATCAGTGTGCTGGGTTACCTGATCTTTGCTGCCACCACACCTGCCACAGCAGCCTGGCTGGGCTGGACCATTGACCAGGTCGCCATCCGTAATCCCGATGCGCGCATTCTGGCGCCGGCACTTTGTATCCTGATTGTGGTGTGTCGGGGCATTGGCGGTTTTCTGGGCCATTATGCGCTGGAGCATGTTGCCAATCATGTGGTGCACAAACTGCGTTGCCAGATCGTGGAAAAATTGCTGACCGTGCCGGTGCGCTACTACGACAAAAACAGCATTGGCCGTCTGGTGTCCAAGGTCACTTACGATGTTGCCCAGATCAAGGGTGCCTCAACCAACGCCATTACCGTGATCATGCGCGAGGGTCTGACCGTGATCGGCCTGCTGGTCTATCTTTTCTGGGTGAACTGGCGCCTGAGTCTGGTGTTTCTGCTGGTGGCACCCTGTGTCGCCTATATTGTGCACCTTGCGACGGTACGCTATCGCCGCTACAGTCGGCAGATGCAGGATTCCATGGGCGACGTCACCCAGATCACCAACGAATCCATCAAAGGCCAGCGCGTCATCCGTACCTTTAATGCCAGCGATTACGTGTCCGGCCGCTTCACCACGGCCAGTGAAAAGAACCGTCGGCAGAACATGAAAATGGTGGTGACTGAGTCGACCGCAAAACCTCTGATCCAGTTGTTTGTCAGCATCGCCATGGCCATTCTTATCTGGTTTGCGCTGTCGCCAGAGCTGCTGGCCTCGTCCACGCCCGGTGAACTGGTGTCATTCCTGACTGTGGCCGGCATGCTCAGTTCACCCATGCGGCAGTTGTCCGGCGTGAACGCGGTGATACAGCGTGGTATCTCTGCGGCTACCAGTATTTTTGAGCTGATCGACACACCGCCCGAGAACGATCAGGGAACAGATGAAACGAAACGCGCCCGTGGCCAGATTGAATTTAGCGATGTTGGTTTTTGCTATAATGAAGACGAACCGGTGCTGCAGGGATTCAGCCTGCAGGTGGAGCCGGGCACCACGGTGGCGCTGGTGGGTCGCTCCGGCAGCGGCAAGTCGACACTGGTCAGTTTATTGCCACGGTTTTATGACCTCAGCAGCGGCGATATCCGTCTGGACGATGTGTCATTGACGGATTACCGGCTCGCCAACCTGCGCGAACAGATTGCCATTGTCACGCAGGATGTCGTGTTGTTTGAGGGCAGTGTGGCGGAAAACATCGCCTATGGCATTGCCGACAAAGTCACTCCGGAACAGATTCAGCGCGCGGCGGACAACGCCCACGTCACCGAGTTTGCGTCTCAGTTGCCGGCAGGGTTTGATTCCCAGGTCGGTGACGGCGGTACCTTGTTGTCCGGCGGTCAGCGGCAGCGTCTGGCGATTGCCCGGGCATTCCTGAAAGATGCCCCGGTGCTGATTCTGGATGAAGCCACCTCAGCACTGGATACCGAATCCGAGCAGCGTATTCAGCAAGCCCTGAATGAATTGATGCGCGGCCGCACCACCTTTGTCATTGCCCATCGTCTGTCGACCATTGAAAACGCCGATGTCATTCTGGTGATGGACAAAGGCCGGATTGTTGAATCAGGCACTCACGCAGAACTGCTGGCGCTGGGTCAGCATTATGCGCGTCTGCACCGGATGCAGTTTGCCGAGTCGTCGCTTGATGATTCTGCTGACAGCGAGCCTTCAGCCAGCGAGAGATCTTCTGACGATAACAACAGCACTGAGTCTGGAGCAGCAGACTGA
- a CDS encoding Trm112 family protein, translating to MDKKLLSILVCPVCKGPLVFVREQSEMICYADALAYPIRDDIPVMLENEARTLSSDERENRK from the coding sequence GTGGATAAAAAATTACTCAGCATACTGGTATGTCCGGTCTGTAAAGGACCGCTGGTATTTGTGCGTGAACAGAGCGAGATGATCTGTTATGCCGATGCCCTGGCTTACCCGATTCGCGACGATATTCCGGTGATGCTGGAAAACGAAGCCCGAACCCTGAGTTCTGATGAGCGTGAGAATCGCAAATGA